The following coding sequences are from one Aethina tumida isolate Nest 87 chromosome 2, icAetTumi1.1, whole genome shotgun sequence window:
- the LOC109600042 gene encoding uncharacterized protein LOC109600042 isoform X1: MFPTFISILDIQSWWEVPSIAHFCSLFRSAFNLLDFDIEDLEEALLTDGTEETSWLQELIVRLLSGCLPNNEISTFNYQMFLRRLFRQKCQEHDVYNPFNTDVDFQLLPLRTKVDILQCLCDFRLDAEDVLDQLRNLEADSLRVVPLGYDSNDSAYWYFYGTRLYREDFKTKNNKKKSVWQVICFTEDDWFQLTKKFKKSTSKAERQLHHTLSENFLPELPRLFKEKERLARKRLLENQPRRTSSRLRKENEGDYKEAKGATSAPAGKEPRCDKRAVAEEEEKKRKRDLERKRRNEAYERRARLKQERHGEQDAPLSSSAEGRYEMAGAAAKTKKSAARQRRNSAGSTSSKDTVATKSSKRSRKSEREDEGMPVKTAPKPATVGRQTNNSLSAATGQIVIQPVTHPTKKKMKTSQVFRQTDEDLQIGMHKILDHVKNHRDAWPFAYPVDEDIAPNYYSIIKKPMDLETMEERLDANRYRTYSQFKSDFQLIVNNCRLYNGTENDYTGMVDNLLRVFEAATDKFLDEITSSDEEIAVEYLAPGKDTKTNKKKKVDSDGDAKNTKPKPVVTGPANKKKRKRSLSSDSVVSKHSDSCPSEPEEEQTPPKKKTEKNSKKSSNKTKKTNTKDNKKKQRSVSESSLSHKSVSLESLDDIDDYKSPKGKKTESKKKPSKKSNKKQKVETKRTEKHSKEKQKSSKDSKGTSSSPDRKNTKDSKSEKGKPPKENKPTSKGKKEKDKSPKKSKKPATSPPRNRSQSPRRRDRSFSMSPPPPSDISSPPPSWPPSSPDSTKFDFSPPRKDKAKENKTRLPPDYSDDEMPKFNAKQKRDKIKELFDDEKPMKHSDKKFKKDRLSSPSPPPFSPKPKDKHNKLRETIEKLKAKSEISNKLKSSEYEFVDDDETKDYKGKDKAKKDDKPKLKGKEKSGKPTKKDNKTLELDDGNNSTMDSVISDGKKSNKKKNPSSGHPPLNSPAVASQPPNTLNSTAKSIEIEALTLATEQTLKDINKWLDDTPKFSEFSSASNSPSYTGLDDFDALNNKIITEDPTKKRPDKPIVPGALKKEGGAPPSKDTKKRPFRDPSKLFGKRREVQRTIDRLQPGKSKGNLIANVPSVNKTDDLYPLGPLSKIKDTKNSLIVKTDTNAPKLSLGSVLDNFGKHRFVDDQKKEEEKTVEPKKAETVTPVLQDSNTIEDKEKKEVKETVEPKEDPVDDAIGGATPNLSAWFKAFGAPKMPAPTTTAVAATAKKTTTGGADLKPDGKENEEKPALGGVQKVPAPDPSPGLDSGGMPRQRRISTGSSVSERSSFSQDMDSPRVGIDERLAYPAPYPSPMHRSPSGASPVMASPRADASPKSAAYPPFNGQMRVGFYQDTVSTKSSPDKSCSPRCDNPQSPYAHYSSEHVYSPNTGQNTAPGVPYSYTNPPYYNAHAPNYSTANPAPNSPAGYYDTNKPLTDQYQAKTAPTYGPNSPASNLSSPASHPQHSPQVHSPNVVHSPNVVHSPSMHSPNLQIANVQSPTVQNQNVQSPIDGFHPQRQQQEEQIKQPEKTIQSTMFPVKKRYTEAEQKLRYNSNNQEELINRNLQLGEQISIGTVRSPNNCVQPQEKETLKYVHQNIPEPKPLALQSSAGGGDQLPTFPKSQMDSFAKQVAMVSQATSQQSQQQSTQQSQYVSSTPPNNSYGFGSETANYPLNIPSATRSVGPMASQQELERKMDLSKYTNMGYTGPEVNFTRSLQQQYSRPPEYTRPAIATSAHQTTQPSQTSQANDMLRYANASMLSQMAFKGLESSGSGGIVSHSPSQVNYSNAPALQAPSRPGSESSPSLNRLPLSQQDSVPSAYKPPPAEVSIPKPTYNAPPTIGGNIANLSHIVDRYGGDERMLSGLQSTTSPYYADKGLSSSHMFNKPMPSNAPGPTAGLPMFSQANINAMQSQYHHHHQAMQPSSTSSSMYSRQINDLQNAIMSAAAAAQQQQVGVVDDSKAQNLAQSVPAAQQQAQQSKKVKKPKYRKTATPTVSEQQAATAQQNPVAAPNPNHHLSQQQGFQSYAGLKSSASEPGAIALKSSSVVPGSAFNFGPTAAAAGLGMGAAAGLYAAPPDKDPPYSNFLDEFSRTQSNYYMAAAAAAHHRSTPEANDKQTRAHHTSSASQGSGYPFLGAPQVRPPGYPPLGGPFMPPTAAAAAAQLMDSSSPIYQHYLHQGLLGPSAGAYPPPPGYHAALGMRQPPYDSMTRPSWL; the protein is encoded by the exons ATGTTTCCCACTTTCATAAGCATTCTAG aTATACAGTCATGGTGGGAAGTACCAAGCATTGCTCACTTTTGTTCCTTATTTCGTTCAGCATTTAACCTATTGGATTTCGATATCGAG GACTTGGAAGAGGCCCTGCTGACCGATGGCACCGAGGAGACATCGTGGCTGCAGGAGCTGATTGTCCGACTGTTGAGCGGCTGCCTGCCCAACAATGAAATCTCCACGTTCAACTATCAGATGTTCCTGAGGCGGCTGTTCCGCCAAAAGTGCCAGGAACACGACGTGTACAATCCGTTCAACACGGACGTGGACTTCCAGTTGTTGCCGCTGCGCACCAAGGTCGACATACTGCAGTGCCTCTGCGACTTCCGGCTCGACGCCGAAGATGTTCTCGATCAACTGAGGAACTTGGAGGCGGACAGTTTGCGCGTCGTGCCGCTTGGCTACGACAG CAACGATTCTGCATATTGGTACTTCTACGGGACGCGTCTATACCGTGAAGACTTCAAAACCAAAAACAACAAGAAGAAGTCAGTGTGGCAGGTAATCTGTTTCACCGAGGACGACTGGTTTCAACTGACGAAGAAGTTTAAGAAGTCTACTTCTAAAGCGGAACGCCAACTCCACCACACACTCAGTGAAAACTTCCTACCGGAATTACCGCGACTTTTCAAGGAAAAGGAGCGTTTGGCAAGGAAACGTCTACTTGAGAATCAACCACGAAGGACTTCCAGTCGCTTACGAAAG gaaaacGAGGGCGACTATAAGGAGGCGAAGGGAGCCACCAGTGCCCCTGCTGGAAAAGAGCCACGCTGTGACAAGCGTGCGGTCGCTGAAGAGGAAGAGAAGAAAAGAAAGCGCGACTTAGAAAGGAAGCGGAGGAACGAGGCGTACGAGAGACGGGCCCGTCTGAAGCAGGAGCGGCACGGCGAACAGGACGCACCGCTGTCGTCGTCAGCAGAGGGCCGTTATGAGATGGCCGGCGCCGCGGCGAAAACTAAGAAGTCCGCAGCCAGGCAACGACGTAATTCGGCAGGCTCCACCAGTAGCAAAG ACACGGTGGCGACGAAATCGTCGAAACGTAGTCGCAAGAGTGAACGGGAGGACGAAGGTATGCCGGTGAAAACGGCGCCGAAGCCGGCCACGGTCGGCCGACAGACGAACAACTCGCTGTCGGCCGCCACCGGTCAGATCGTCATCCAACCCGTCACGCATCcgaccaaaaaaaaaatgaagacgTCGCAGGT GTTTCGACAAACCGACGAGGATCTGCAAATAGGCATGCACAAGATTTTGGATCACGTGAAGAACCATCGGGATGCGTGGCCATTTGCGTATCCGGTCGACGAGGACATCGCTCCAAATTATTACtcaatcattaaaaaaccCATGGATCTAGAAACCATGGAAGAACGGCTAGATGCTAACCGTTATCGAACATATTCTCAATTTAAGTCTGATTTTCAGTTGATAGTAAACAATTGTAGGCTCTATAATGGCACAGAAAAtg attacaCGGGAATGGTTGATAATTTGCTGCGAGTCTTCGAAGCGGCGACTGACAAATTTCTGGACGAAATAACGTCATCGGATGAGGAGATTGCCGTCGAATATCTCGCGCCCGGTAAGGACACAAAGAcgaacaaaaagaaaaaagtggaCAGTGACGGTGACGCGAAAAACACTAAACCCAAACCGGTGGTTACCGGTCCTGCGAACAAAAAGAAGCGAAAGCGATCGCTTTCCAGTGATAGTGTAGTGAGTAAGCATAGTGATTCGTGTCCTTCTGAACCCGAGGAGGAACAAACGCCACCTAAGAAGAAGACCGAAAAAAACAGTAAGAAAAGTAGTAACAAAACCAAGAAGACCAATACCAAAGACAACAAAAAGAAACAGCGGTCGGTATCTGAAAGTTCACTGAGCCACAAGAGTGTGTCTCTAGAATCTCTGGATGATATTGATGACTACAAGTCTCCGAAGGGCAAGAAAACGGAAAGTAAAAAAAAGCCCTccaaaaaatcaaacaaaaaacaaaaagttgagACTAAAAGGACGGAAAAACATTCGaaggaaaaacaaaaaagttccAAAGACTCGAAGGGTACCAGTAGCTCCCCGGATCGGAAAAACACTAAAGACTCTAAGTCCGAAAAGGGCAAACCACCTAAGGAGAACAAGCCCACCTCTAAAggaaaaaaggaaaaggatAAGTCGCCAAAAAAGTCTAAAAAACCAGCCACAAGTCCGCCTCGAAACCGCAGTCAGAGTCCTCGACGGAGGGACAGAAGTTTTTCCATGAGCCCCCCTCCTCCAAGTGATATCAGTAGTCCGCCACCTTCATGGCCTCCATCCAGCCCTGACTCCACCAAATTCGACTTTTCACCCCCCAGGAAAGACAAGGCAAAGGAGAATAAAACGCGATTGCCCCCAGATTACAGCGATGACGAAATGCCAAAGTTTAAtg CGAAGCAAAAGCGGGACAAAATAAAGGAGCTGTTTGACGACGAAAAGCCGATGAAACATTCCGACAAAAAGTTCAAAAAAGATCGTCTTTCCTCACCTTCGCCTCCACCCTTTTCACCAAAACCAAAggataaacataataaactcagggaaacaattgaaaaattaaaagctaAGAGTGAAATATCAAACAAGCTGAAAAGTAGTGAGTACGAATTTGTCGATGATGACGAAACAAAGGACTATAAGGGCAAGGATAAAGCTAAGAAAGACGACAAACCGAAGTTGAAGGGGAAGGAAAAGAGTGGAAAACCCACTAAAAAAGACAACAAAACTCTGGAGCTGGACGACGGTAATAATAGCACGATGGACAGTGTAATTTCAGATGGAAAAAAGTCTAACAAAAAGAAGAATCCGTCGTCAGGTCATCCCCCCTTGAATTCTCCAGCAGTGGCGTCGCAGCCGCCCAACACTCTAAACAGCACCGCGAAATCCATCGAGATCGAAGCTTTAACTTTAGCTACAGAACAGACTCTGAAGGACATCAACAAATGGCTGGACGACACGCCGAAATTTTCTGAATTCAGTTCCGCCAGCAATTCGCCGTCGTATACGGGCCTCGACGACTTTGACgcgttgaataataaaattatcacggAGGACCCTACGAAAAAGAGGCCGGACAAACCAATCGTCCCAGGCGCATTGAAAAAGGAAGGTGGGGCCCCACCTTCTAAGGATACGAAAAAACGTCCGTTCCGTGACCCCAGTAAACTTTTTGGGAAGAGACGAGAAGTGCAGCGTACCATCGATAGATTACAACCCGGCAAGAGCAAAGGCAACTTAATTGCCAACGTGCCCAGTGTAAATAAAACGGACGATCTGTATCCACTTGGGCCTCTGTCCAAAATTAAGGACACGAAGAACTCCTTGATCGTTAAAACTGATACGAACGCGCCCAAGCTGAGCCTAGGCTCAGTGCTGGATAATTTTGGCAAACACCGTTTCGTTGATGACCAGAAAAAGGAGGAGGAAAAGACAGTGGAACCGAAGAAGGCGGAAACAGTCACACCGGTACTACAGGATTCGAACACAATCGAAGACAAAGAGAAGAAGGAGGTTAAGGAGACTGTGGAACCTAAGGAAGATCCTGTTGACGATGCAATAG gaGGAGCAACACCTAACCTAAGTGCTTGGTTCAAAGCATTCGGGGCACCGAAAATGCCTGCCCCAACCACTACTGCAGTGGCGGCGACCGCGAAGAAGACAACAACCGGCGGAGCGGACTTAAAACCCGACGGCAAAGAAAACGAAGAGAAACCAGCTCTTGGAGGTGTTCAGAAAGTGCCAGCCCCAGATCCATCACCTGGTCTAGACAGTGGCGGTATGCCGCGACAACGACGTATCAGCACTGGCAGCAGCGTCAGCGAAAGGTCGTCGTTTAGTCAGGATATGGATTCACCACGTGTGGGCATCGATGAGAGGCTTGCTTATCCCGCTCCTTATCCCTCGCCGATGCACAG GTCTCCATCAGGGGCTTCTCCAGTGATGGCGTCACCACGAGCTGATGCTTCACCTAAGTCAGCTGCGTACCCACCATTCAATGGACAGATGCGCGTTGGCTTCTACCAAGACACAGTTTCCACTAAAAGCAGCCCGGATAAATCGTGTAGCCCACGTTGCGACAATCCACAGAGCCCTTACGCGCATTATTCGTCGGAACACGTTTACTCACCGAATACCGGACAAAATACTGCACCCGGCGTTCCTTACTCGTACACGAATCCGCCGTATTACAACGCCCACGCCCCCAATTATTCCACTGCAAACCCCGCACCCAACTCCCCCGCAGGTTACTACGACACAAATAAGCCGCTGACTGATCAATATCAAGCCAAAACGGCCCCCACTTATGGCCCCAATTCGCCCGCGAGTAATTTGTCTTCGCCTGCTTCCCATCCCCAACATTCACCACAAGTGCACTCACCAAACGTCGTTCACTCTCCGAACGTTGTACATTCGCCCAGTATGCACTCCCCCAATCTCCAAATTGCCAACGTGCAGTCCCCAACGGTGCAAAACCAGAACGTACAGTCGCCCATCGACGGTTTCCATCCACAACGGCAACAACAGGAGGAACAAATCAAACAGCCCGAAAAGACAATTCAGTCGACAATGTTCCCGGTAAAGAAGAGGTACACGGAGGCTGAACAAAAGTTGAGATACAACTCAAACAATCAGGAGGAACTGATAAACAGGAATTTACAATTAGGTGAACAGATCTCAATCGGTACGGTTCGAAGTCCAAACAATTGTGTCCAACCGCAAGAAAAAGAAACCCTTAAGTATGTGCACCAGAACATACCCGAACCTAAGCCTCTGGCACTGCAATCCTCGGCTGGTGGCGGTGACCAGTTACCCACTTTCCCAAAGTCTCAAATGGATAGCTTCGCAAAGCAAGTGGCTATGGTTTCACAAGCGACGAGCCAACAGTCTCAACAACAGAGTACGCAACAATCACAGTACGTGAGCAGCACTCCACCGAACAACTCTTACGGGTTCGGCAGCGAAACTGCCAACTATCCTCTTAACATACCGTCAGCGACCAGAAGCGTGGGACCGATGGCGTCGCAACAGGAACTTGAGAGGAAAATGGACTTGTCGAAGTATACTAATATGGGTTACACGGGGCCGGAGGTGAATTTTACGCGCAGCCTTCAGCAACAGTACAGCAGGCCGCCGGAGTACACACGACCAGCTATAGCTACGTCGGCCCACCAAACAACACAACCCAGTCAGACATCACAGGCTAACGACATGTTGCGGTATGCCAACGCTAGTATGTTGTCCCAGATGGCCTTCAAAGGTCTGGAATCAAGCGGAAGCGGTGGCATCGTTTCTCATTCTCCATCACAAGTCAATTACTCGAACGCACCCGCGTTGCAAGCTCCTTCCCGCCCTGGCAGCGAGTCGTCCCCTTCATTAAATCGCCTCCCACTGTCACAACAGGACTCAGTGCCCAGTGCCTATAAGCCGCCACCTGCTGAAGTGTCTATACCCAAGCCAACTTACAATGCGCCACCTACTATTGGTGGTAACATTGCCAATCTGTCTCACATAGTGGACAGGTACGGTGGCGATGAAAGGATGCTCTCCGGTCTACAATCCACGACATCACCATATTATGCAGACAAAG ggCTGAGCTCGTCGCACATGTTCAACAAACCGATGCCTTCGAATGCCCCAGGACCAACGGCTGGCTTACCCATGTTCTCACAGGCAAACATAAACGCAATGCAATCGCAGTACCACCATCACCACCAGGCGATGCAACCGTCGTCAACATCTTCCTCCATGTACAGTCGCCAAATAAACGATCTGCAAAACGCAATCATGAGTGCAGCAGCTGCGGCTCAACAACAGCAAGTCGGTGTAGTCGATGATTCTAAAGCGCAGAATTTGGCGCAATCCGTACCGGCAGCGCAGCAACAGGCCCAACAATCCAAGAAGGTCAAAAAGCCAAAATATCGAAAAACTG caACTCCTACAGTGAGTGAGCAGCAGGCAGCGACTGCGCAACAAAATCCGGTGGCTGCTCCGAATCCAAATCACCATCTTAGTCAACAGCAGGGCTTCCAGTCGTACGCCGGTCTGAAGAGTAGCGCCTCAGAACCAGGAGCCATAGCTCTTAAGTCTTCTAGTGTGGTACCAGGCAGTGCTTTCAACTTTGGTCCAACGGCCGCAGCAGCCGGCCTTGGCATGGGGGCCGCCGCTGGTCTCTATGCTGCTCCGCCCGACAAGGATCCGCCTTATTCGAATTTCTTAGATGAATTTAGTCGAACCCAGTCGAACTACTACATGGCTGCAGCAGCGGCGGCGCATCATCGATCGACACCCGAAGCTAATGATAAGCAAACAAGGGCGCACCACACA TCGTCAGCATCACAAGGAAGCGGATACCCGTTCTTAGGCGCACCGCAGGTACGGCCGCCTGGTTACCCACCTCTTGGAGGTCCGTTCATGCCACCGACAGCGGCCGCGGCCGCCGCCCAGCTCATGGACTCATCGTCACCCATTTACCAGCACTATCTGCATCAGGGCCTGTTGGGACCATCCGCGGGTGCCTACCCGCCTCCACCCGGTTATCATGCAGCACTAGGAATGCGTCAGCCGCCCTACGACTCAATGACTCGTCCCTCGTGGCTCTAG